Proteins encoded by one window of Vanacampus margaritifer isolate UIUO_Vmar chromosome 17, RoL_Vmar_1.0, whole genome shotgun sequence:
- the cks1b gene encoding cyclin-dependent kinases regulatory subunit 1 gives MSHKQIYYSDKYDDEKYEYRHVMLPKDIAKRVPKTHLMSETEWRNLGVQQSQGWVHYMIHQPEPHILLFRRPLPNQK, from the exons ATGTCACACAAACAGATCTACTACTCTGATAAATATGACGATGAGAAATATGAATACAG ACATGTGATGCTGCCCAAAGATATTGCCAAGCGTGTGCCAAAGACTCATTTGATGTCAGAGACTGAATGGAGGAACCTTGGTGTGCAACAGAGCCAAGGATGGGTGCACTACATGATCCACCAGCCAG AGCCACACATCTTGCTCTTCAGGCGCCCGCTTCCCaaccaaaagtaa